The Triticum dicoccoides isolate Atlit2015 ecotype Zavitan chromosome 6A, WEW_v2.0, whole genome shotgun sequence genome has a window encoding:
- the LOC119315425 gene encoding auxin response factor 6-like isoform X2, with the protein MNLSPSAAGGGLPDQPASPEASEEHRCLNSELWHACAGPLVSLPAVGSRVLYFPQGHSEQVSASTNKEMESQIPNYPNLPPQLICQLHNVTMHADAETDEVYAQMTLQPLSPQELKDPFLPAELGNASKQPTNYFCKTLTASDTSTHGGFSVPRRAAEKVFPPLDFTQQPPAQELVAKDLHGNEWKFRHIFRGQPKRHLLTTGWSVFISAKRLVAGDSVLFIWNDNNQLLLGIRRANRSQTVMPSSVLSSDSMHIGLLAAAAHAASTNSRFTIFYNPRASPSEFVIPLAKYVKAVYHTRISVGMRFRMLFETEESSVRRYMGTITGISDLDPARWPNSHWRSVKVGWDESTAGERQPRVSLWEIEPLTTYPMYSSPFPMRLKRPWPTGLPSLYGGKEDDLTSSLMWLRDGANPGFQSFSFGGLGMSPWMQPMMDSSLLGLQPDMYQAMSAAAFQNTTKQVSPTLLQFQQPQNIAGRSALLSSQILQQVQPQFQEMHHQNINDSAIQGHNQSEYLQQQLQRCQSFNGQKSPPPQQQESHHQHQQQQSQCMQTPQHQQMQEQKHSPDFQCVPNGLSVFSQLSSTNQSPPSTLQTVSAFSQQQNLQDRNISSLSPSNVPSMHDTLRPFPSEAGSNLQGVPRTTPVPVSDPWSSKRVAMESVIPSSSHVNSPHIQHLDSAPSNIPQSSSLAPLPGRECLVDQDGNSDNQNHLLFGVNIDSQSLLMQGGIPSLQEDNGCIASLQDDNDSSTIPYSTCNFLSPSQNDFPLNEALASSGCLDESGYASFSENSDHVNQPTAAFVKVYKSGAFGRLLDITKFSSYHELRSEVGRLFGLDGQLEDPARSGWQLVFVDREDDILLVGDDPWQEFVNSVSCIKVLTPQEVQQMGKQGIDLLSSAPARRLGNSCDNYAGRQESRSLSTVIASVGSVEF; encoded by the exons ATGAATCTCTCGCcgtccgccgccggcggcggcctgCCGGATCAGCCGGCGTCGCCCGAAG CATCAGAAGAGCACAGGTGCCTAAATTCAGAGTTGTGGCACGCCTGTGCCGGACCCCTCGTTTCTTtgcctgcagtcggcagccgggtgTTGTATTTTCCTCAAGGTCACAGTGAGCAG GTATCGGCATCAACAAACAAGGAAATGGAGTCGCAGATCCCCAACTATCCGAATCTGCCTCCACAGCTTATATGCCAACTGCATAATGTGACCATGCAC GCTGATGCAGAGACAGACGAGGTCTATGCACAAATGACGTTACAGCCACTCAGCCCA CAAGAACTCAAGGACCCATTTCTACCTGCTGAGTTGGGCAATGCTAGCAAACAACCAACGAATTATTTCTGCAAAACATTAACTGCAAGTGATACCAGTACCCATGGTGGATTCTCTGTTCCCCGCCGAGCAGCGGAGAAGGTGTTTCCTCCGCTG GATTTCACTCAGCAGCCTCCAGCACAGGAGTTGGTGGCAAAAGACCTTCATGGCAATGAGTGGAAATTCCGCCATATCTTTCGAG GTCAACCAAAGCGGCATCTTCTGACGACAGGTTGGAGCGTCTTTATAAGTGCGAAGAGACTGGTCGCTGGAGACTCTGTCCTATTTATCTG GAATGACAACAATCAGCTGCTTCTGGGAATACGTCGAGCAAATAGATCGCAGACGGTTATGCCATCATCAGTATTGTCTAGTGACAGCATGCATATAGGTCTTCTTGCTGCAGCTGCTCATGCTGCATCAACAAATAGCCGGTTCACTATTTTCTATAATCCAAG AGCAAGCCCTTCGGAGTTTGTCATACCATTGGCTAAGTATGTAAAGGCTGTGTACCATACCCGTATATCTGTGGGCATGCGTTTCCGGATGCTTTTCGAGACAGAAGAATCCAGTGTCAGGCG ATACATGGGAACAATTACAGGAATAAGTGACCTTGATCCTGCTCGTTGGCCGAACTCACACTGGCGTTCTGTTAAG GTTGGATGGGATGAGTCAACTGCTGGAGAGAGGCAACCAAGGGTGTCTCTTTGGGAGATTGAGCCTCTGACGACTTACCCGATGTATTCATCTCCTTTCCCTATGCGGCTGAAGCGGCCTTGGCCAACAGGATTGCCTTCCTTATATG GTGGAAAGGAGGATGACTTGACCTCTTCTCTCATGTGGCTTCGAGATGGAGCAAACCCAGGTTTTCAGTCATTCAGTTTTGGTGGACTTGGTATGAGTCCTTGGATGCAGCCAATGATGGATAGTTCCCTACTTGGTCTGCAACCTGACATGTACCAAGCAATGTCAGCAGCAGCTTTTCAGAACACGACGAAGCAAGTATCGCCTACACTGCTGCAGTTCCAGCAGCCTCAGAACATTGCTGGTAGATCTGCTCTTCTATCGAGTCAGATTCTGCAGCAAGTGCAGCCTCAGTTTCAGGAGATGCACCACCAAAACATCAATGACAGTGCAATCCAAGGCCATAATCAGTCTGAGTACCTCCAGCAACAGCTTCAGCGCTGCCAATCCTTTAATGGGCAGAAatcgccgccgccgcagcagcaaGAATCACACCACCAGCACCAGCAGCAACAGTCACAGTGCATGCAAACACCACAACATCAACAAATGCAAGAACAGAAGCACTCGCCTGACTTTCAGTGTGTACCAAATGGGTTGTCGGTTTTCTCCCAGCTTTCCTCCACCAATCAGTCTCCACCTTCCACATTGCAGACAGTTTCAGCGTTCTCACAGCAGCAGAACCTTCAAGACAGAAATATCAGCTCTCTTTCTCCATCGAATGTCCCGTCCATGCATGACACATTGAGACCATTTCCTTCAGAAGCAGGTTCGAACCTCCAAGGCGTGCCAAGAACCACCCCTGTGCCTGTCTCTGACCCATGGTCATCTAAGCGGGTTGCAATGGAGTCTGTGATCCCTTCTAGCTCTCATGTTAACTCGCCGCATATACAACACCTGGATTCAGCGCCTTCTAATATACCACAAAGCTCCTCATTAGCACCATTGCCTGGAAGAGAGTGCTTGGTGGATCAAGATGGGAATTCTGATAATCAAAATCACCTCTTATTTGGTGTTAATATAGACTCTCAGTCACTTCTAATGCAAGGTGGCATTCCCAGCCTTCAGGAGGACAATGGTTGCATTGCAAGCCTTCAGGACGACAATGATTCGAGCACGATTCCATATTCCACGTGCAATTTCCTGAGCCCTTCTCAGAATGATTTTCCGTTGAATGAAGCACTAGCTAGTTCAGGCTGCTTAGATGAATCAGGATACGCGTCATTTTCGGAAAATTCTGATCATGTAAATCAACCGACTGCAGCGTTCGTGAAG GTGTACAAATCTGGAGCCTTTGGAAGGTTGCTGGACATCACTAAGTTTAGCAGCTACCATGAACTTCGTAGCGAGGTAGGGCGCCTATTTGGCCTTGACGGCCAGTTGGAGGACCCTGCAAGATCAGGCTGGCAGCTTGTATTTGTTGACCGAGAGGATGATATCCTTCTAGTTGGCGATGATCCGTGGCA GGAATTCGTCAACAGCGTATCTTGCATAAAGGTACTTACGCCACAGGAGGTGCAGCAGATGGGAAAGCAGGGCATCGACCTCCTGAGCTCGGCTCCTGCGAGGAGGCTCGGCAACAGTTGTGATAACTACGCTGGCAGGCAGGAATCGAGAAGCCTGAGCACCGTAATCGCGTCGGTGGGTTCTGTCGAGTTCTGA
- the LOC119315425 gene encoding auxin response factor 6-like isoform X1: MNLSPSAAGGGLPDQPASPEASEEHRCLNSELWHACAGPLVSLPAVGSRVLYFPQGHSEQVSASTNKEMESQIPNYPNLPPQLICQLHNVTMHADAETDEVYAQMTLQPLSPQELKDPFLPAELGNASKQPTNYFCKTLTASDTSTHGGFSVPRRAAEKVFPPLDFTQQPPAQELVAKDLHGNEWKFRHIFRGQPKRHLLTTGWSVFISAKRLVAGDSVLFIWNDNNQLLLGIRRANRSQTVMPSSVLSSDSMHIGLLAAAAHAASTNSRFTIFYNPRASPSEFVIPLAKYVKAVYHTRISVGMRFRMLFETEESSVRRYMGTITGISDLDPARWPNSHWRSVKVGWDESTAGERQPRVSLWEIEPLTTYPMYSSPFPMRLKRPWPTGLPSLYGTGGKEDDLTSSLMWLRDGANPGFQSFSFGGLGMSPWMQPMMDSSLLGLQPDMYQAMSAAAFQNTTKQVSPTLLQFQQPQNIAGRSALLSSQILQQVQPQFQEMHHQNINDSAIQGHNQSEYLQQQLQRCQSFNGQKSPPPQQQESHHQHQQQQSQCMQTPQHQQMQEQKHSPDFQCVPNGLSVFSQLSSTNQSPPSTLQTVSAFSQQQNLQDRNISSLSPSNVPSMHDTLRPFPSEAGSNLQGVPRTTPVPVSDPWSSKRVAMESVIPSSSHVNSPHIQHLDSAPSNIPQSSSLAPLPGRECLVDQDGNSDNQNHLLFGVNIDSQSLLMQGGIPSLQEDNGCIASLQDDNDSSTIPYSTCNFLSPSQNDFPLNEALASSGCLDESGYASFSENSDHVNQPTAAFVKVYKSGAFGRLLDITKFSSYHELRSEVGRLFGLDGQLEDPARSGWQLVFVDREDDILLVGDDPWQEFVNSVSCIKVLTPQEVQQMGKQGIDLLSSAPARRLGNSCDNYAGRQESRSLSTVIASVGSVEF, translated from the exons ATGAATCTCTCGCcgtccgccgccggcggcggcctgCCGGATCAGCCGGCGTCGCCCGAAG CATCAGAAGAGCACAGGTGCCTAAATTCAGAGTTGTGGCACGCCTGTGCCGGACCCCTCGTTTCTTtgcctgcagtcggcagccgggtgTTGTATTTTCCTCAAGGTCACAGTGAGCAG GTATCGGCATCAACAAACAAGGAAATGGAGTCGCAGATCCCCAACTATCCGAATCTGCCTCCACAGCTTATATGCCAACTGCATAATGTGACCATGCAC GCTGATGCAGAGACAGACGAGGTCTATGCACAAATGACGTTACAGCCACTCAGCCCA CAAGAACTCAAGGACCCATTTCTACCTGCTGAGTTGGGCAATGCTAGCAAACAACCAACGAATTATTTCTGCAAAACATTAACTGCAAGTGATACCAGTACCCATGGTGGATTCTCTGTTCCCCGCCGAGCAGCGGAGAAGGTGTTTCCTCCGCTG GATTTCACTCAGCAGCCTCCAGCACAGGAGTTGGTGGCAAAAGACCTTCATGGCAATGAGTGGAAATTCCGCCATATCTTTCGAG GTCAACCAAAGCGGCATCTTCTGACGACAGGTTGGAGCGTCTTTATAAGTGCGAAGAGACTGGTCGCTGGAGACTCTGTCCTATTTATCTG GAATGACAACAATCAGCTGCTTCTGGGAATACGTCGAGCAAATAGATCGCAGACGGTTATGCCATCATCAGTATTGTCTAGTGACAGCATGCATATAGGTCTTCTTGCTGCAGCTGCTCATGCTGCATCAACAAATAGCCGGTTCACTATTTTCTATAATCCAAG AGCAAGCCCTTCGGAGTTTGTCATACCATTGGCTAAGTATGTAAAGGCTGTGTACCATACCCGTATATCTGTGGGCATGCGTTTCCGGATGCTTTTCGAGACAGAAGAATCCAGTGTCAGGCG ATACATGGGAACAATTACAGGAATAAGTGACCTTGATCCTGCTCGTTGGCCGAACTCACACTGGCGTTCTGTTAAG GTTGGATGGGATGAGTCAACTGCTGGAGAGAGGCAACCAAGGGTGTCTCTTTGGGAGATTGAGCCTCTGACGACTTACCCGATGTATTCATCTCCTTTCCCTATGCGGCTGAAGCGGCCTTGGCCAACAGGATTGCCTTCCTTATATGGTACAG GTGGAAAGGAGGATGACTTGACCTCTTCTCTCATGTGGCTTCGAGATGGAGCAAACCCAGGTTTTCAGTCATTCAGTTTTGGTGGACTTGGTATGAGTCCTTGGATGCAGCCAATGATGGATAGTTCCCTACTTGGTCTGCAACCTGACATGTACCAAGCAATGTCAGCAGCAGCTTTTCAGAACACGACGAAGCAAGTATCGCCTACACTGCTGCAGTTCCAGCAGCCTCAGAACATTGCTGGTAGATCTGCTCTTCTATCGAGTCAGATTCTGCAGCAAGTGCAGCCTCAGTTTCAGGAGATGCACCACCAAAACATCAATGACAGTGCAATCCAAGGCCATAATCAGTCTGAGTACCTCCAGCAACAGCTTCAGCGCTGCCAATCCTTTAATGGGCAGAAatcgccgccgccgcagcagcaaGAATCACACCACCAGCACCAGCAGCAACAGTCACAGTGCATGCAAACACCACAACATCAACAAATGCAAGAACAGAAGCACTCGCCTGACTTTCAGTGTGTACCAAATGGGTTGTCGGTTTTCTCCCAGCTTTCCTCCACCAATCAGTCTCCACCTTCCACATTGCAGACAGTTTCAGCGTTCTCACAGCAGCAGAACCTTCAAGACAGAAATATCAGCTCTCTTTCTCCATCGAATGTCCCGTCCATGCATGACACATTGAGACCATTTCCTTCAGAAGCAGGTTCGAACCTCCAAGGCGTGCCAAGAACCACCCCTGTGCCTGTCTCTGACCCATGGTCATCTAAGCGGGTTGCAATGGAGTCTGTGATCCCTTCTAGCTCTCATGTTAACTCGCCGCATATACAACACCTGGATTCAGCGCCTTCTAATATACCACAAAGCTCCTCATTAGCACCATTGCCTGGAAGAGAGTGCTTGGTGGATCAAGATGGGAATTCTGATAATCAAAATCACCTCTTATTTGGTGTTAATATAGACTCTCAGTCACTTCTAATGCAAGGTGGCATTCCCAGCCTTCAGGAGGACAATGGTTGCATTGCAAGCCTTCAGGACGACAATGATTCGAGCACGATTCCATATTCCACGTGCAATTTCCTGAGCCCTTCTCAGAATGATTTTCCGTTGAATGAAGCACTAGCTAGTTCAGGCTGCTTAGATGAATCAGGATACGCGTCATTTTCGGAAAATTCTGATCATGTAAATCAACCGACTGCAGCGTTCGTGAAG GTGTACAAATCTGGAGCCTTTGGAAGGTTGCTGGACATCACTAAGTTTAGCAGCTACCATGAACTTCGTAGCGAGGTAGGGCGCCTATTTGGCCTTGACGGCCAGTTGGAGGACCCTGCAAGATCAGGCTGGCAGCTTGTATTTGTTGACCGAGAGGATGATATCCTTCTAGTTGGCGATGATCCGTGGCA GGAATTCGTCAACAGCGTATCTTGCATAAAGGTACTTACGCCACAGGAGGTGCAGCAGATGGGAAAGCAGGGCATCGACCTCCTGAGCTCGGCTCCTGCGAGGAGGCTCGGCAACAGTTGTGATAACTACGCTGGCAGGCAGGAATCGAGAAGCCTGAGCACCGTAATCGCGTCGGTGGGTTCTGTCGAGTTCTGA
- the LOC119315425 gene encoding auxin response factor 6-like isoform X3, with the protein MNLSPSAAGGGLPDQPASPEASEEHRCLNSELWHACAGPLVSLPAVGSRVLYFPQGHSEQVSASTNKEMESQIPNYPNLPPQLICQLHNVTMHADAETDEVYAQMTLQPLSPQELKDPFLPAELGNASKQPTNYFCKTLTASDTSTHGGFSVPRRAAEKDFTQQPPAQELVAKDLHGNEWKFRHIFRGQPKRHLLTTGWSVFISAKRLVAGDSVLFIWNDNNQLLLGIRRANRSQTVMPSSVLSSDSMHIGLLAAAAHAASTNSRFTIFYNPRASPSEFVIPLAKYVKAVYHTRISVGMRFRMLFETEESSVRRYMGTITGISDLDPARWPNSHWRSVKVGWDESTAGERQPRVSLWEIEPLTTYPMYSSPFPMRLKRPWPTGLPSLYGTGGKEDDLTSSLMWLRDGANPGFQSFSFGGLGMSPWMQPMMDSSLLGLQPDMYQAMSAAAFQNTTKQVSPTLLQFQQPQNIAGRSALLSSQILQQVQPQFQEMHHQNINDSAIQGHNQSEYLQQQLQRCQSFNGQKSPPPQQQESHHQHQQQQSQCMQTPQHQQMQEQKHSPDFQCVPNGLSVFSQLSSTNQSPPSTLQTVSAFSQQQNLQDRNISSLSPSNVPSMHDTLRPFPSEAGSNLQGVPRTTPVPVSDPWSSKRVAMESVIPSSSHVNSPHIQHLDSAPSNIPQSSSLAPLPGRECLVDQDGNSDNQNHLLFGVNIDSQSLLMQGGIPSLQEDNGCIASLQDDNDSSTIPYSTCNFLSPSQNDFPLNEALASSGCLDESGYASFSENSDHVNQPTAAFVKVYKSGAFGRLLDITKFSSYHELRSEVGRLFGLDGQLEDPARSGWQLVFVDREDDILLVGDDPWQEFVNSVSCIKVLTPQEVQQMGKQGIDLLSSAPARRLGNSCDNYAGRQESRSLSTVIASVGSVEF; encoded by the exons ATGAATCTCTCGCcgtccgccgccggcggcggcctgCCGGATCAGCCGGCGTCGCCCGAAG CATCAGAAGAGCACAGGTGCCTAAATTCAGAGTTGTGGCACGCCTGTGCCGGACCCCTCGTTTCTTtgcctgcagtcggcagccgggtgTTGTATTTTCCTCAAGGTCACAGTGAGCAG GTATCGGCATCAACAAACAAGGAAATGGAGTCGCAGATCCCCAACTATCCGAATCTGCCTCCACAGCTTATATGCCAACTGCATAATGTGACCATGCAC GCTGATGCAGAGACAGACGAGGTCTATGCACAAATGACGTTACAGCCACTCAGCCCA CAAGAACTCAAGGACCCATTTCTACCTGCTGAGTTGGGCAATGCTAGCAAACAACCAACGAATTATTTCTGCAAAACATTAACTGCAAGTGATACCAGTACCCATGGTGGATTCTCTGTTCCCCGCCGAGCAGCGGAGAAG GATTTCACTCAGCAGCCTCCAGCACAGGAGTTGGTGGCAAAAGACCTTCATGGCAATGAGTGGAAATTCCGCCATATCTTTCGAG GTCAACCAAAGCGGCATCTTCTGACGACAGGTTGGAGCGTCTTTATAAGTGCGAAGAGACTGGTCGCTGGAGACTCTGTCCTATTTATCTG GAATGACAACAATCAGCTGCTTCTGGGAATACGTCGAGCAAATAGATCGCAGACGGTTATGCCATCATCAGTATTGTCTAGTGACAGCATGCATATAGGTCTTCTTGCTGCAGCTGCTCATGCTGCATCAACAAATAGCCGGTTCACTATTTTCTATAATCCAAG AGCAAGCCCTTCGGAGTTTGTCATACCATTGGCTAAGTATGTAAAGGCTGTGTACCATACCCGTATATCTGTGGGCATGCGTTTCCGGATGCTTTTCGAGACAGAAGAATCCAGTGTCAGGCG ATACATGGGAACAATTACAGGAATAAGTGACCTTGATCCTGCTCGTTGGCCGAACTCACACTGGCGTTCTGTTAAG GTTGGATGGGATGAGTCAACTGCTGGAGAGAGGCAACCAAGGGTGTCTCTTTGGGAGATTGAGCCTCTGACGACTTACCCGATGTATTCATCTCCTTTCCCTATGCGGCTGAAGCGGCCTTGGCCAACAGGATTGCCTTCCTTATATGGTACAG GTGGAAAGGAGGATGACTTGACCTCTTCTCTCATGTGGCTTCGAGATGGAGCAAACCCAGGTTTTCAGTCATTCAGTTTTGGTGGACTTGGTATGAGTCCTTGGATGCAGCCAATGATGGATAGTTCCCTACTTGGTCTGCAACCTGACATGTACCAAGCAATGTCAGCAGCAGCTTTTCAGAACACGACGAAGCAAGTATCGCCTACACTGCTGCAGTTCCAGCAGCCTCAGAACATTGCTGGTAGATCTGCTCTTCTATCGAGTCAGATTCTGCAGCAAGTGCAGCCTCAGTTTCAGGAGATGCACCACCAAAACATCAATGACAGTGCAATCCAAGGCCATAATCAGTCTGAGTACCTCCAGCAACAGCTTCAGCGCTGCCAATCCTTTAATGGGCAGAAatcgccgccgccgcagcagcaaGAATCACACCACCAGCACCAGCAGCAACAGTCACAGTGCATGCAAACACCACAACATCAACAAATGCAAGAACAGAAGCACTCGCCTGACTTTCAGTGTGTACCAAATGGGTTGTCGGTTTTCTCCCAGCTTTCCTCCACCAATCAGTCTCCACCTTCCACATTGCAGACAGTTTCAGCGTTCTCACAGCAGCAGAACCTTCAAGACAGAAATATCAGCTCTCTTTCTCCATCGAATGTCCCGTCCATGCATGACACATTGAGACCATTTCCTTCAGAAGCAGGTTCGAACCTCCAAGGCGTGCCAAGAACCACCCCTGTGCCTGTCTCTGACCCATGGTCATCTAAGCGGGTTGCAATGGAGTCTGTGATCCCTTCTAGCTCTCATGTTAACTCGCCGCATATACAACACCTGGATTCAGCGCCTTCTAATATACCACAAAGCTCCTCATTAGCACCATTGCCTGGAAGAGAGTGCTTGGTGGATCAAGATGGGAATTCTGATAATCAAAATCACCTCTTATTTGGTGTTAATATAGACTCTCAGTCACTTCTAATGCAAGGTGGCATTCCCAGCCTTCAGGAGGACAATGGTTGCATTGCAAGCCTTCAGGACGACAATGATTCGAGCACGATTCCATATTCCACGTGCAATTTCCTGAGCCCTTCTCAGAATGATTTTCCGTTGAATGAAGCACTAGCTAGTTCAGGCTGCTTAGATGAATCAGGATACGCGTCATTTTCGGAAAATTCTGATCATGTAAATCAACCGACTGCAGCGTTCGTGAAG GTGTACAAATCTGGAGCCTTTGGAAGGTTGCTGGACATCACTAAGTTTAGCAGCTACCATGAACTTCGTAGCGAGGTAGGGCGCCTATTTGGCCTTGACGGCCAGTTGGAGGACCCTGCAAGATCAGGCTGGCAGCTTGTATTTGTTGACCGAGAGGATGATATCCTTCTAGTTGGCGATGATCCGTGGCA GGAATTCGTCAACAGCGTATCTTGCATAAAGGTACTTACGCCACAGGAGGTGCAGCAGATGGGAAAGCAGGGCATCGACCTCCTGAGCTCGGCTCCTGCGAGGAGGCTCGGCAACAGTTGTGATAACTACGCTGGCAGGCAGGAATCGAGAAGCCTGAGCACCGTAATCGCGTCGGTGGGTTCTGTCGAGTTCTGA